One part of the Anaeromyxobacter sp. Fw109-5 genome encodes these proteins:
- the pheT gene encoding phenylalanine--tRNA ligase subunit beta, translating into MRISLKWLSEYVELPAADEVARRLTAVGFEVEAIERVGQGLAGVVAARILASEKHPNAEKLSVTKIDAGEGEPLQVVCGAKNYQVGDVVPLATVGATLPGGTRIEKAKLRGVESYGMLCSARELGLAEDASGLLILDRGIAPGTPIAEALGLEDVLLEVNVTPNRPDALSHVGLAREVAALLGQQVRLPRPALREAGAPAAEAVKVRIEAPEKCARYAARVVEGVKIGPSPLWLARRLEACGVRSISNVVDATNFVLLELGHPLHAFDLDEVAGHEIVVRTARPGEKLVTLDGKERALEPDDLLIADRERGSALAGVMGGDVSEISAGTTRVLLESAWFTPGGIRRTSRRHGLKTEASYRFERGADPGMVIAAVDRCAALIAELAGGTVRPGIVDAHPRPHRAPEVHLRWRRPGELLGIDVPREEARRILGGLGFEERASDAEGAAFAVPSWRVDVSLEEDLVEEIVRTKGYDAIPETLPATAVRTPVEAADAQVTARAREALEGAGFSEAVNFSFVAERELAPLADPAAAVLRPIALKNPISADLAVMRTSLVPSLLRNASTNRRQRVDDVRLYEIARVYRPAPAGSGAPAAEAGELAGVLVGRRSPTGWAAASDPVDFYDAKAAVAAVLEALGIDGRWRARGGAWLHPRISAEVLAQDGEVLGEVGELHPRVAAAFELPRGVFAFQLSGAALVRSARLVPRYGGIPRFPAVLRDLAVVVAEDVEAGAVLAAVREEPLVEDATLFDVYRGAPIPAGKKNLALAIRYRAGDRTLTDAEADAAHARIVGRLREALGAELRG; encoded by the coding sequence ATGCGGATCTCTCTCAAGTGGCTGTCCGAGTACGTGGAGCTCCCGGCCGCCGACGAGGTCGCGCGGCGCCTCACCGCCGTCGGCTTCGAGGTGGAGGCGATCGAGCGCGTCGGCCAGGGGCTCGCGGGCGTCGTGGCGGCGCGGATCCTCGCCTCCGAGAAGCACCCCAACGCCGAGAAGCTCTCGGTCACGAAGATCGACGCCGGCGAGGGCGAGCCGCTCCAGGTCGTCTGCGGCGCCAAGAACTACCAGGTGGGCGACGTGGTCCCGCTCGCCACCGTCGGCGCCACGCTGCCGGGCGGCACGAGGATCGAGAAGGCCAAGCTCCGCGGCGTCGAGTCCTACGGGATGCTCTGCTCCGCCCGCGAGCTCGGGCTCGCCGAGGACGCGAGCGGCCTCCTGATCTTGGACCGCGGCATCGCGCCGGGCACGCCCATCGCCGAGGCGCTGGGGCTCGAGGACGTGCTCCTCGAGGTGAACGTCACGCCGAACCGCCCCGACGCCCTGTCGCACGTGGGCCTGGCGCGCGAGGTCGCGGCGCTCCTCGGCCAGCAGGTGAGGCTGCCGCGCCCGGCGCTCCGCGAGGCCGGCGCGCCCGCGGCCGAGGCGGTGAAGGTCCGCATCGAGGCGCCGGAGAAGTGCGCCCGCTACGCCGCGCGCGTCGTCGAGGGCGTGAAGATCGGCCCCTCCCCGCTGTGGCTCGCGCGCCGGCTCGAGGCGTGCGGCGTCCGCTCGATCTCGAACGTCGTCGACGCGACGAACTTCGTGCTGCTCGAGCTCGGCCATCCGCTCCACGCGTTCGACCTCGACGAGGTGGCGGGCCACGAGATCGTGGTGCGCACCGCGCGCCCGGGCGAGAAGCTCGTGACGCTCGACGGCAAGGAGCGCGCGCTCGAGCCGGACGACCTGCTCATCGCGGACCGCGAGCGGGGAAGCGCGCTGGCGGGCGTCATGGGCGGGGACGTCTCCGAGATCTCGGCCGGGACGACGCGGGTGCTCCTCGAGTCCGCCTGGTTCACGCCGGGCGGGATCCGCCGCACCTCGCGCCGGCACGGGCTCAAGACCGAGGCGTCCTATCGCTTCGAGCGGGGGGCCGATCCCGGCATGGTGATCGCCGCGGTCGATCGCTGCGCGGCGCTGATCGCGGAGCTCGCCGGCGGGACCGTCCGGCCCGGGATCGTGGACGCCCACCCGCGTCCCCACCGCGCGCCGGAGGTGCACCTCCGCTGGCGCCGGCCCGGCGAGCTGCTGGGGATCGACGTGCCCCGCGAGGAGGCGCGCCGGATCCTCGGCGGCCTCGGCTTCGAGGAGCGCGCGAGCGACGCCGAGGGCGCCGCGTTCGCCGTGCCGAGCTGGCGCGTCGACGTCTCGCTCGAGGAGGATCTCGTCGAGGAGATCGTCCGCACGAAGGGCTACGACGCCATCCCCGAGACGCTGCCGGCCACCGCCGTGCGCACGCCCGTCGAGGCCGCGGACGCGCAGGTGACCGCGCGCGCCCGGGAGGCGCTCGAGGGGGCGGGCTTCTCGGAGGCGGTGAACTTCAGCTTCGTCGCCGAGCGCGAGCTCGCCCCGCTCGCGGATCCCGCCGCCGCCGTGCTGCGGCCCATCGCGCTCAAGAACCCCATCAGCGCGGACCTGGCGGTGATGCGCACGAGCCTCGTGCCGTCGCTCCTGCGCAACGCCTCGACGAACCGGCGCCAGCGCGTGGACGACGTGCGGCTCTACGAGATCGCGCGCGTCTACCGGCCGGCGCCCGCCGGTTCGGGCGCGCCGGCCGCCGAGGCGGGAGAGCTCGCCGGCGTGCTCGTCGGCCGCCGGAGCCCCACCGGCTGGGCGGCGGCGTCGGACCCCGTCGACTTCTACGACGCGAAGGCCGCGGTGGCGGCGGTGCTCGAGGCGCTCGGCATCGACGGGCGCTGGCGCGCGCGCGGCGGCGCGTGGCTCCACCCGCGGATCTCCGCCGAGGTGCTCGCCCAGGACGGCGAGGTCCTCGGCGAGGTCGGCGAGCTCCACCCGCGCGTCGCGGCCGCGTTCGAGCTTCCGCGCGGCGTGTTCGCGTTCCAGCTCTCCGGGGCCGCGCTCGTCCGGAGCGCGCGGCTCGTCCCGCGCTACGGCGGCATCCCACGGTTCCCGGCCGTGCTGCGCGACCTGGCCGTCGTGGTCGCGGAGGACGTCGAGGCGGGGGCGGTGCTCGCCGCCGTGCGGGAGGAGCCGCTCGTCGAGGACGCGACCCTGTTCGACGTCTACCGCGGGGCCCCCATCCCGGCGGGCAAGAAGAACCTCGCGCTCGCCATCCGCTATCGCGCCGGCGATCGGACCCTCACCGACGCGGAGGCGGACGCGGCCCACGCGCGCATCGTGGGGCGGCTGCGCGAGGCGCTCGGCGCGGAGCTGCGGGGCTAG
- a CDS encoding integration host factor subunit alpha: MTKADIIESVYEKVGFSKKEAAEIVEMVFDTIKETLERGEKIKISGFGNFIVREKKSRVGRNPQTGEEIEISARRVLTFRPSQVLKNALNLSDMVQPPV; the protein is encoded by the coding sequence GTGACCAAGGCCGATATCATCGAGAGCGTCTACGAGAAGGTTGGCTTCTCCAAGAAGGAGGCCGCCGAGATCGTCGAGATGGTGTTCGACACCATCAAGGAGACGCTCGAGCGCGGCGAGAAGATCAAGATCAGCGGCTTCGGGAACTTCATCGTTCGCGAGAAGAAGTCCCGCGTCGGCCGCAATCCGCAGACCGGCGAGGAGATCGAGATCAGCGCCCGGCGCGTGCTCACCTTCCGGCCGAGCCAGGTCCTGAAGAACGCGCTCAACCTGAGCGACATGGTCCAGCCGCCGGTCTAG
- the infC gene encoding translation initiation factor IF-3 yields MAIQQRDSRGGTNRDARTNRRIKAREVRAIGPEGEQLGVLPIEQALARAQELGMDLVEVSPMAKPPVCKIMDYGKFKYLEKKKQNEAKKKQVVVQLKEVKLRPRTEEHDYATKIKKVREFLGESNKARITVTFRGREMSHRELGQKVLQRIIEDLREVAVIEAAPRMEGRQMFMILAPNPRMLQAQRDRAKAAAQAAPAAAPQPGAPAAPPAAPAPAPAPEQTPEAGPR; encoded by the coding sequence ATGGCGATCCAGCAGCGAGACAGCCGAGGCGGAACGAACCGGGACGCGCGCACCAACCGCCGCATCAAGGCGCGCGAGGTCCGTGCGATCGGGCCCGAGGGCGAGCAGCTCGGCGTGCTCCCGATCGAGCAGGCGCTGGCGCGTGCGCAGGAGCTTGGGATGGACCTCGTCGAGGTCAGCCCCATGGCCAAGCCGCCAGTCTGCAAGATCATGGACTACGGCAAGTTCAAGTACCTCGAGAAGAAGAAGCAGAACGAGGCCAAGAAGAAGCAGGTCGTCGTCCAGCTGAAGGAAGTGAAGCTGCGCCCGCGCACCGAGGAGCACGACTACGCGACCAAGATCAAGAAGGTCCGCGAGTTCCTCGGCGAGTCGAACAAGGCCCGCATCACGGTGACCTTCCGCGGCCGCGAGATGTCGCATCGCGAGCTCGGGCAGAAGGTGCTGCAGCGGATCATCGAGGATCTGCGCGAGGTGGCGGTGATCGAGGCGGCGCCCCGCATGGAAGGGCGCCAGATGTTCATGATCCTCGCGCCGAACCCGAGGATGCTCCAGGCCCAGCGCGACCGCGCCAAGGCGGCGGCCCAGGCCGCCCCGGCGGCCGCGCCCCAGCCCGGGGCTCCGGCCGCGCCGCCCGCCGCGCCGGCGCCTGCGCCGGCGCCCGAGCAGACCCCGGAGGCCGGGCCGCGGTAG
- the ilvC gene encoding ketol-acid reductoisomerase yields MAATIYYDKDANLELLKKRKVAVIGYGSQGHAHALNLRDSGVDVRVGLGPGSRSKAKAEGAGLRVVSVSDAAREADVIMVLIPDQTQKKVYDEEIAPHMTKGKALLFAHGFNVHFGQIRAAEGVDVLLVAPKGPGHMVRRQYQDGRGIPGLVAVHQDATGQAKQVGLAYARGIGCTRAGVLETTFKEETETDLFGEQAVLCGGASALVKAGFEVLVEAGYQPESAYFECLHELKLIVDLMYEGGLAWMRHSISDTAEYGDYTRGPRVVTSQTKDEMRKILREIQTGQFAKEFIIENSVGRPMFDKMREAEAQHPIEEVGKRLRDMMSWIREAKKDSSDPNAR; encoded by the coding sequence ATGGCTGCCACCATCTATTACGACAAGGACGCGAACCTCGAGCTGCTCAAGAAGCGGAAGGTCGCGGTGATCGGGTACGGCTCGCAGGGCCACGCCCACGCGCTGAACCTCCGCGACTCCGGCGTGGACGTCCGCGTCGGCCTCGGGCCGGGCTCGCGCTCGAAGGCGAAGGCGGAGGGCGCGGGGCTGCGCGTCGTCTCCGTCTCGGACGCCGCCCGCGAGGCGGACGTCATCATGGTCCTCATCCCGGACCAGACGCAGAAGAAGGTCTACGACGAGGAGATCGCGCCCCACATGACGAAGGGGAAGGCGCTCCTCTTCGCGCACGGCTTCAACGTGCACTTCGGCCAGATCCGCGCCGCCGAGGGCGTGGACGTGCTCCTCGTCGCGCCGAAGGGCCCCGGCCACATGGTGCGCCGCCAGTACCAGGACGGCCGCGGCATCCCCGGCCTCGTCGCGGTCCACCAGGACGCGACCGGCCAGGCGAAGCAGGTCGGGCTCGCGTACGCGCGCGGCATCGGCTGCACCCGCGCGGGCGTCCTCGAGACCACGTTCAAGGAGGAGACGGAGACCGACCTGTTCGGCGAGCAGGCGGTCCTCTGCGGCGGCGCCTCGGCGCTCGTGAAGGCGGGCTTCGAGGTGCTCGTCGAGGCGGGCTACCAGCCGGAGAGCGCCTACTTCGAGTGCCTCCACGAGCTGAAGCTCATCGTGGATCTCATGTACGAAGGCGGCCTCGCCTGGATGCGCCACTCCATCTCCGACACGGCCGAGTACGGCGACTACACGCGCGGCCCCCGGGTGGTGACGAGCCAGACCAAGGACGAGATGCGGAAGATCCTGCGCGAGATCCAGACCGGGCAGTTCGCGAAGGAGTTCATCATCGAGAACTCGGTCGGCCGGCCGATGTTCGACAAGATGCGCGAGGCGGAGGCCCAGCATCCCATCGAGGAGGTGGGCAAGCGCCTGCGCGACATGATGAGCTGGATCCGCGAGGCCAAGAAGGACTCGTCGGATCCCAACGCGAGGTAG
- the ilvB gene encoding biosynthetic-type acetolactate synthase large subunit yields the protein MAKERITGATAVRRALEAEGVEYVFGMPGGTILPIYDALWGCERPKQVLIRHEQVGGHAAEGFAHATGKVGVCFGTSGPGATNLVTAIADAYMDSVPLVAITGNVATSLIGSDAFQEADITGITMPITKHNWLVTDVHDLPRILKEAFYVARTGRPGPVLVDIPKDIQNTEFEFEYPETVDIPGYHPPVREEPRLKDAALLVRSATRPIIYLGGGVRISEAHKEVSAFAELVGAPVVTTVHGKGAFPETSPQCLGMFGMHGSRYANYAVQNSDLIIALGARFDDRVTGKLSTFAPEAKIVHLDIDPAEISKLVTATVPLVGDLKLLLPQLTEEVRRAEAAHGKPDVSGWWKRIDDWRKKYPLKYEQEGQKYLLPQYVIDTLWKKTGGKAIVTTGVGEHQMFAAQWWRTSEPRQFITSGGLGTMGFCLPSAIGIQLGRPGELVIGIDGDGSFQMTLQDLATAVDLELPIKIFVLNNLFLGMVRQWQELFYERRFAQTPLTDRPDLVKLADAYGCLGLRARTPEELDQVIDQALANSKGPTIVDVRVRRQEKVFPMVPAGAPLNDMIDGGGD from the coding sequence ATGGCCAAGGAGAGAATCACGGGCGCGACGGCCGTTCGACGCGCGCTCGAGGCCGAGGGCGTCGAGTACGTCTTCGGCATGCCCGGCGGGACGATCCTGCCGATCTACGACGCGCTGTGGGGCTGCGAGCGCCCGAAGCAGGTGCTCATCCGCCACGAGCAGGTGGGCGGCCACGCGGCGGAGGGGTTCGCCCACGCCACCGGGAAGGTGGGCGTGTGCTTCGGCACGTCCGGCCCCGGCGCGACGAACCTCGTCACCGCCATCGCCGACGCGTACATGGACTCGGTGCCGCTCGTCGCCATCACCGGGAACGTCGCGACCTCGCTCATCGGGTCCGACGCCTTCCAGGAGGCGGACATCACGGGCATCACGATGCCCATCACGAAGCACAACTGGCTCGTGACCGACGTCCACGACCTCCCGCGCATCCTGAAGGAGGCGTTCTACGTCGCCCGGACCGGCCGCCCGGGCCCGGTGCTCGTGGACATCCCGAAGGACATCCAGAACACCGAGTTCGAGTTCGAGTACCCGGAGACGGTGGACATCCCCGGCTACCACCCGCCGGTCCGCGAGGAGCCGCGCCTCAAGGACGCCGCGCTCCTCGTCCGCAGCGCCACGCGCCCGATCATCTACCTGGGCGGCGGCGTCCGCATCTCCGAGGCGCACAAGGAGGTCTCCGCGTTCGCCGAGCTCGTCGGCGCGCCGGTGGTCACCACCGTGCACGGGAAGGGCGCGTTCCCCGAGACGAGCCCGCAGTGCCTCGGCATGTTCGGCATGCACGGCTCGCGCTACGCGAACTACGCCGTCCAGAACTCCGACCTGATCATCGCCCTGGGCGCGCGCTTCGACGACCGCGTCACCGGCAAGCTGTCGACGTTCGCGCCCGAGGCGAAGATCGTCCACCTCGACATCGATCCCGCCGAGATCTCCAAGCTCGTCACCGCCACGGTCCCGCTGGTCGGCGACCTGAAGCTGCTGCTGCCGCAGCTCACCGAGGAGGTGCGGCGCGCCGAGGCCGCGCACGGGAAGCCCGACGTCTCGGGGTGGTGGAAGCGCATCGACGACTGGCGGAAGAAGTACCCGCTCAAGTACGAGCAGGAGGGGCAGAAGTACCTCCTCCCGCAGTACGTCATCGACACGCTCTGGAAGAAGACCGGCGGGAAGGCCATCGTCACCACCGGCGTCGGCGAGCACCAGATGTTCGCGGCGCAGTGGTGGAGGACGTCCGAGCCGCGCCAGTTCATCACCTCGGGCGGCCTCGGGACCATGGGCTTCTGCCTCCCGTCGGCCATCGGGATCCAGCTCGGCCGGCCGGGCGAGCTCGTCATCGGCATCGACGGCGACGGCTCGTTCCAGATGACCCTCCAGGACCTCGCGACGGCGGTGGACCTCGAGCTGCCCATCAAGATCTTCGTCCTGAACAACCTGTTCCTCGGCATGGTCCGGCAGTGGCAGGAGCTCTTCTACGAGCGGCGCTTCGCGCAGACGCCGCTCACCGACCGCCCGGATCTCGTGAAGCTCGCCGACGCCTACGGCTGCCTCGGGCTCCGCGCCCGCACGCCGGAGGAGCTCGACCAGGTCATCGACCAGGCCCTCGCGAACTCGAAGGGCCCCACCATCGTGGACGTCCGCGTGCGCCGCCAGGAGAAGGTCTTCCCGATGGTGCCCGCCGGCGCGCCCCTGAACGACATGATCGACGGCGGAGGTGACTAG
- the pheS gene encoding phenylalanine--tRNA ligase subunit alpha: protein MADLLGQLEALAKGAREAIGSAADEKALEDLRVRFLGKKGELSAVLRGMGALPAEERPRVGEVANRVRDEVEALLAGAKGRLEARKLEAELSGSPIDVTLPGRRLLPRGHRHPITRATEDISAIFARLGYEVASGPEIELDWFNFEALNIPPDHPARDMQDTFYVEVSTLGDGAPDGTVLLRTHTSPVQIRAMQRLGVPPVRIICPGRVYRSDYDQTHSPMFHQVEGLCVDEGITFADLKGTLAAFARAYFGEGTRTRFRPSYFPFVEPGAEVDVSCSICGGTGKRDGRRCGTCKETGWLEVLGAGMVHPKVLENGGFDPKRYSGFAFGMGVERMAMLRYGIDDLRLYFENDLRFLEQF, encoded by the coding sequence TTGGCCGACCTCCTCGGACAGCTCGAGGCGCTCGCGAAGGGCGCCCGAGAGGCCATCGGCTCCGCAGCCGACGAGAAGGCGCTCGAGGACCTCCGCGTCCGCTTCCTCGGCAAGAAGGGCGAGCTCTCCGCGGTCCTCCGCGGCATGGGCGCGCTCCCCGCCGAGGAGCGGCCGCGCGTCGGCGAGGTCGCGAACCGCGTCCGGGACGAGGTCGAGGCGCTGCTCGCCGGCGCGAAGGGCCGCCTCGAGGCCCGCAAGCTCGAGGCGGAGCTCTCCGGCTCGCCGATCGACGTGACGCTCCCCGGCCGCCGGCTCCTGCCGCGCGGCCACCGTCACCCCATCACGCGCGCCACCGAGGACATCTCCGCCATCTTCGCGCGGCTCGGCTACGAGGTCGCCAGCGGCCCGGAGATCGAGCTCGACTGGTTCAACTTCGAGGCGCTGAACATCCCGCCGGATCATCCCGCGCGCGACATGCAGGACACCTTCTACGTGGAGGTGTCGACGCTGGGTGACGGCGCGCCCGACGGGACGGTGCTGCTCCGCACGCACACCTCGCCCGTGCAGATCCGGGCGATGCAGCGGCTCGGAGTCCCGCCGGTCCGGATCATCTGCCCGGGCCGGGTCTACCGCTCCGACTACGACCAGACCCACTCGCCCATGTTCCACCAGGTCGAGGGGCTCTGCGTCGACGAGGGGATCACCTTCGCCGATCTGAAGGGCACGCTCGCCGCGTTCGCGCGCGCCTACTTCGGCGAGGGCACGCGCACCCGCTTCCGGCCCAGCTACTTCCCGTTCGTGGAGCCCGGCGCCGAGGTGGACGTCTCCTGCTCCATCTGCGGCGGCACGGGGAAGAGGGACGGCAGACGCTGTGGTACGTGCAAGGAGACCGGCTGGCTCGAGGTGCTCGGCGCCGGCATGGTGCACCCGAAGGTGCTCGAGAACGGCGGCTTCGACCCGAAGCGCTACAGCGGCTTCGCCTTCGGCATGGGCGTGGAGCGGATGGCCATGCTCCGCTACGGCATCGACGATCTGCGCCTCTACTTCGAGAACGACCTGCGCTTCCTCGAGCAGTTCTGA
- the rplT gene encoding 50S ribosomal protein L20, with product MRVKKGYKARRRRNRVLKLAKGFRGRRKNCYRRANQAVERALDYATRDRRQKRRDFRALWIVRINAAARQNGTTYSRLLAGLKKAGVAIDRKILADLALALPGDFAAVVKAAKA from the coding sequence ATGCGCGTCAAGAAGGGATACAAGGCCCGCCGTCGTCGTAACCGCGTGCTGAAGCTCGCCAAGGGCTTCCGGGGCCGCCGCAAGAACTGCTACCGCCGCGCGAACCAGGCCGTCGAGCGCGCCCTCGACTACGCCACGCGCGACCGCCGCCAGAAGCGCCGCGACTTCCGCGCGCTCTGGATCGTCCGCATCAACGCCGCCGCCCGGCAGAACGGCACGACCTACTCGCGCCTGCTCGCGGGCCTGAAGAAGGCCGGCGTCGCCATCGACCGCAAGATCCTCGCGGATCTCGCGCTCGCGCTCCCCGGCGACTTCGCCGCGGTCGTCAAGGCCGCCAAGGCGTAG
- the rpmI gene encoding 50S ribosomal protein L35: MPKLKTKSGAKKRFIPKKSGKVKFRRAGVRHLATFGKTKKQKRHLRGTDHLAPMDAKKIKECFPYAR, encoded by the coding sequence ATGCCCAAGCTGAAGACGAAGAGCGGCGCGAAGAAGCGCTTCATCCCGAAGAAGAGCGGCAAGGTGAAGTTCCGCCGCGCCGGCGTCCGCCACCTCGCGACGTTCGGGAAGACGAAGAAGCAGAAGCGGCACCTCCGGGGCACGGATCACCTCGCCCCGATGGATGCGAAGAAGATCAAGGAGTGCTTCCCGTACGCCCGCTAG
- the ilvN gene encoding acetolactate synthase small subunit encodes MERTEEKPNGSTHTISLLVENKPGVLHRIAGLFSRRGYNIASLTVGPTERQEYSRMTIVVRLGSKTVEQVVRQVQKLVPVVEVRELSASDLIERELMLVKIHTPERNHAELRALAETYEATIVDVSPDALVVEASGNAGKLDALEDRLRPFGIQEICRSGRIALERGFKTLAPPSLK; translated from the coding sequence ATGGAACGCACCGAAGAGAAGCCCAACGGGTCCACCCACACCATCAGCCTCCTCGTCGAGAACAAGCCGGGCGTGCTCCACCGCATCGCCGGCCTCTTCTCCCGGCGCGGCTACAACATCGCGAGCCTCACCGTCGGCCCGACCGAGCGGCAGGAGTACTCGCGCATGACCATCGTGGTGCGGCTGGGCTCGAAGACGGTCGAGCAGGTCGTCCGCCAGGTCCAGAAGCTCGTCCCCGTCGTCGAGGTGCGGGAGCTCTCGGCGTCGGACCTCATCGAGCGCGAGCTCATGCTCGTGAAGATCCACACCCCGGAGCGCAACCACGCCGAGCTCCGGGCCCTCGCCGAGACGTACGAGGCGACCATCGTGGACGTCTCGCCCGACGCGCTGGTCGTCGAGGCGAGCGGCAACGCCGGGAAGCTCGACGCGCTCGAGGACCGGCTGCGCCCCTTCGGCATCCAGGAGATCTGCCGCTCCGGTCGCATCGCCCTCGAGCGCGGGTTCAAGACGCTCGCCCCCCCCAGTCTGAAGTAG